A region from the Lentimonas sp. CC4 genome encodes:
- a CDS encoding phosphatase: MPTNEIVAVIDVGSNSIKLLVAKPGATAGSVETIFTETIETRISSGISQALPSLSESSMAAGCNTITELARLAQGYQPKTIRIVATSAVRDATNAVQFIELVNDATGIEIQTLSGHEEATYIGKGLGCDPKISGTKSFIQMDIGGGSLELIHFNHGTIDQALSLQLGAVRLTEQFISDRDAAISAETEASIEAHVRETLKASGFSFEPCAAPLIVTGGAFTVTRAVLASQIGQTIDDRSPVLHQQEITQLKSKLMQLPLHERMAVPHLPATRADIIPAALITIDTVLDHAARDTVTHSFYNLRYGIAAELLS, from the coding sequence ATGCCTACTAACGAAATAGTCGCCGTCATCGATGTTGGCAGCAATTCCATCAAGCTCCTCGTCGCAAAACCAGGCGCGACCGCAGGCAGCGTCGAAACCATTTTTACCGAGACGATTGAGACGCGTATCAGCAGCGGCATCAGTCAAGCGCTCCCCAGCCTCAGTGAGAGCTCAATGGCTGCTGGGTGCAACACGATCACCGAACTAGCCCGTCTCGCCCAAGGCTACCAACCGAAAACAATCCGAATCGTCGCAACCAGCGCCGTGCGCGATGCCACCAACGCGGTCCAGTTCATCGAGTTAGTCAACGATGCCACCGGCATTGAGATTCAGACGCTTTCCGGACACGAAGAAGCGACCTACATCGGGAAAGGCCTAGGCTGCGATCCGAAAATTTCAGGCACAAAGAGCTTCATCCAAATGGATATCGGCGGCGGCAGCCTCGAACTCATCCACTTTAACCACGGCACAATCGACCAGGCGCTCTCGTTACAGCTCGGAGCCGTGCGTCTCACCGAGCAATTCATCTCAGACCGCGATGCCGCAATCTCAGCCGAGACCGAAGCATCAATCGAAGCCCACGTCCGAGAGACACTCAAGGCCAGCGGCTTCAGTTTCGAGCCATGCGCCGCCCCATTGATCGTCACAGGAGGCGCATTCACCGTCACACGCGCAGTGCTCGCCTCACAGATCGGGCAGACAATCGATGATCGCTCGCCGGTATTGCACCAACAAGAAATCACTCAACTCAAATCCAAGCTCATGCAACTGCCGCTGCACGAACGCATGGCAGTGCCTCACCTTCCCGCAACGCGAGCCGACATCATACCCGCAGCATTAATCACGATAGACACCGTGCTCGATCACGCCGCCCGCGACACCGTCACGCACTCATTTTACAATCTACGCTACGGCATCGCCGCAGAGCTTCTCAGCTAA
- a CDS encoding transposase, whose translation MRSRRIKVRDGSSAVYHCMTRTVNGELLFHDREKEMLRKMIWQVADFCGVEVMTYCVMSNHFHVLLRVPDGGAVSDRELMRRYQVLYPKPTKYQAASAELMKADLQADGDEAVLIRRKLLARMGDVSEFMKAVKQRFSVWYNRTNKRYGTLWAERFKSVLVEGEGNPLQTMAAYIDLNPVRAGLVNDPKDYRFCGYAEAVAGVPAAKAGLIQVWHDSGAKKADLALSAHRMLIFGKHASDGGSSEMTRKRALKVLEEDDGELSKSVMLRCRVRYFTDGAILGSSEFVRGFTTAWQHERGRKHPPKVNEMRGSAWGGLAVIQGLRRRVFS comes from the coding sequence ATGCGAAGCCGAAGGATCAAAGTAAGAGATGGCAGTAGTGCGGTATACCACTGCATGACACGCACTGTGAACGGTGAGTTGCTTTTTCATGATCGCGAAAAGGAAATGCTGCGAAAGATGATTTGGCAGGTCGCTGACTTCTGTGGTGTGGAGGTGATGACATACTGTGTCATGTCGAACCATTTTCATGTCTTACTGCGTGTGCCGGATGGAGGGGCAGTTTCGGACCGAGAACTGATGCGTCGCTACCAGGTGCTGTATCCGAAGCCTACTAAGTATCAGGCGGCGTCTGCTGAATTGATGAAGGCTGACCTTCAGGCCGATGGTGATGAGGCAGTGTTGATTCGTCGTAAATTATTGGCGCGGATGGGAGATGTCTCTGAGTTTATGAAGGCAGTGAAGCAGCGCTTTTCTGTCTGGTATAATCGAACAAATAAGCGCTATGGCACTTTGTGGGCGGAGCGCTTTAAGTCAGTGCTGGTCGAGGGGGAGGGCAATCCTCTCCAAACGATGGCCGCCTATATTGACTTGAACCCGGTGCGAGCGGGGCTGGTCAATGATCCGAAGGATTATCGGTTCTGTGGCTATGCGGAAGCGGTTGCGGGAGTGCCGGCCGCGAAGGCTGGCTTGATTCAAGTGTGGCATGACTCGGGAGCGAAGAAGGCCGATTTGGCGTTGAGCGCTCATCGTATGCTTATCTTTGGTAAGCATGCGTCTGATGGCGGCTCGTCTGAGATGACGCGTAAACGAGCGCTAAAAGTTCTAGAGGAAGACGATGGGGAATTGTCGAAATCAGTCATGCTGCGCTGCCGAGTTCGGTATTTCACGGATGGTGCGATCCTCGGCTCTTCGGAGTTCGTTCGGGGCTTTACAACTGCTTGGCAACACGAGCGGGGTCGTAAGCACCCTCCGAAGGTGAATGAGATGCGTGGTTCGGCTTGGGGCGGTCTTGCCGTGATCCAAGGTCTTCGTCGGCGAGTGTTTAGCTGA
- the der gene encoding ribosome biogenesis GTPase Der: MIDSSRTVALVGRPNVGKSRLFNRLCGRRLSIVHDMPGVTRDLISAEVDDDFVLLDTGGLGMEIEMTAKKISDAAEQQVDFAIQASSVVLFVVDVREGITALDEIVAAKLRRFGKQVILVANKADSEDLEDDAFEFLRLGLGDAMTVSAEHGRGISDLLAATKEKLGEKVEPEEGAPADSKRIRISLMGRPNVGKSSIGNRLLNSTRLIVSDVAGTTRDAVELDLDYKHKDGEILKFRMADTAGLRGKSKVDSPVEFFSTVRTQHAMESSDVVFLVIDAVAGVTKQDQVLAGSVLDAGRALVIVVNKWDLIIEQWEREPIEGFKSLKHFLESYEKSLRKEMFFLPDPPVLFVSAETGFRIESMLETAAAISATLDMKIPTGKLNGLLEALFEARSPKVVGTKRFKVFYATQTGSRPLRIRFFCNRIERLDPAYRRYLEKAIIHEFRLSGCPVRFDLVGKERRYEDEEGAAEHAHRQSDDLQRKARLRKMGPDAAKLDKKHPERRAKITQQKADHNKRGKK, encoded by the coding sequence ATGATCGATTCATCCAGAACCGTGGCCCTCGTTGGCCGTCCCAATGTCGGAAAAAGCCGTCTTTTCAACAGGCTTTGTGGGCGTCGCTTGTCCATCGTGCATGATATGCCCGGAGTGACGCGTGACCTGATCTCTGCCGAGGTCGATGACGATTTTGTGCTCCTTGATACTGGCGGTCTCGGCATGGAGATCGAGATGACTGCCAAGAAAATTTCAGATGCAGCCGAGCAGCAAGTAGACTTTGCAATTCAGGCATCGTCCGTTGTGTTGTTCGTAGTAGATGTCCGTGAGGGCATCACTGCGTTGGATGAAATCGTCGCCGCGAAGCTCCGTCGTTTTGGCAAGCAAGTGATCCTTGTTGCTAATAAGGCAGACTCTGAAGACCTCGAAGACGATGCATTTGAGTTTTTACGCCTCGGCTTGGGCGATGCGATGACAGTCTCTGCGGAGCACGGCCGTGGTATCTCTGATTTGTTGGCTGCGACGAAGGAAAAGCTTGGTGAGAAGGTAGAGCCTGAAGAAGGAGCGCCAGCTGATTCGAAGCGTATTCGCATTTCTCTGATGGGGCGCCCGAATGTGGGTAAATCCTCTATCGGTAACCGCCTGCTTAACTCGACACGTTTGATCGTGAGCGACGTCGCTGGCACCACCCGTGATGCGGTGGAGCTTGACCTGGATTATAAGCACAAGGACGGCGAGATTTTGAAATTCCGCATGGCCGACACCGCAGGTCTGCGTGGTAAGAGCAAAGTGGATAGTCCTGTAGAGTTTTTCTCCACGGTTCGCACACAGCATGCGATGGAGTCCTCTGACGTTGTCTTTCTTGTGATAGATGCGGTTGCAGGTGTGACCAAGCAAGATCAGGTGCTCGCTGGCTCGGTGCTCGACGCTGGTCGTGCGCTGGTGATTGTCGTCAATAAGTGGGATCTCATTATTGAGCAGTGGGAGCGTGAGCCGATCGAAGGTTTCAAGTCGCTCAAGCATTTCCTCGAGTCGTATGAGAAGTCGCTTCGCAAGGAGATGTTCTTCCTTCCAGATCCGCCTGTGCTCTTTGTTTCAGCAGAGACTGGCTTTCGTATTGAATCGATGCTCGAAACTGCCGCGGCAATTTCTGCAACGCTCGATATGAAGATCCCGACAGGCAAGTTGAATGGCCTGCTCGAAGCACTCTTCGAAGCACGTTCTCCGAAGGTTGTTGGCACCAAGCGTTTCAAGGTATTCTACGCGACTCAAACCGGCTCACGTCCGCTACGTATTCGCTTCTTCTGTAATCGTATCGAGCGCCTCGATCCTGCGTATCGTCGTTATTTGGAGAAGGCGATTATCCACGAATTCCGTCTCAGCGGTTGCCCAGTTCGTTTCGACCTAGTTGGCAAAGAGCGCCGCTACGAAGATGAGGAGGGTGCCGCAGAGCACGCACACCGTCAGAGTGATGACCTACAGCGCAAGGCACGTCTGCGTAAGATGGGCCCAGACGCCGCGAAGCTCGATAAGAAGCATCCAGAACGCCGTGCGAAGATCACACAACAGAAGGCGGATCACAATAAGCGAGGTAAGAAGTAG
- a CDS encoding aminotransferase class I/II-fold pyridoxal phosphate-dependent enzyme — MGDSSQRFIADHVVGLPRSGIRDFFAIVAAMPQAISLGIGEPDFVTPWHIREAAIFALEKGKTSYTDNMGLIRLRREINTYVEANFDLSYNPDNEVLVAVGVSEALDIALRAVLNPGDKVLYHEPCYVSYSPSIVLAHAQPIAIGTSAKDQFGIDPAAVEAAWEPGCKVLMLNFPTNPTGGVTERAKLERIAKFAIEKDLLVISDEIYSELTFEGEHTSIATLPGMKERTIFLHGFSKAFAMTGFRIGYACGPAPLIEAMMKVHQYSMLCAPILSQEAAIEALKNGGPAVAKMKEQYHRRRDLVVRRFNEAGLDCHSPKGSFYAFPSIQSTGMSSMDFCQGLLKEEEVAIVPGTAFGPSGAGFARASFSTSYERLIEATDRIERYVDKVRK, encoded by the coding sequence ATGGGCGACAGCAGCCAACGCTTTATAGCAGACCACGTGGTGGGTCTGCCTCGTTCTGGTATTCGTGATTTCTTTGCGATTGTTGCGGCCATGCCGCAGGCGATTTCACTGGGTATCGGTGAACCTGACTTTGTCACGCCTTGGCATATTCGCGAAGCCGCGATCTTTGCACTCGAAAAGGGTAAGACCAGTTATACGGATAACATGGGCCTCATCCGCCTGCGCCGTGAGATCAATACTTACGTCGAAGCCAATTTCGATTTGAGCTACAATCCAGACAACGAGGTGCTCGTCGCTGTCGGTGTGTCCGAGGCGCTGGACATCGCGCTGCGCGCGGTGCTCAACCCTGGAGACAAGGTGCTCTACCACGAACCGTGCTACGTTTCTTACAGCCCGAGTATCGTGCTCGCGCATGCGCAACCCATTGCCATCGGCACTTCAGCGAAGGATCAGTTTGGTATTGATCCCGCTGCGGTTGAGGCTGCTTGGGAGCCAGGTTGCAAGGTGCTGATGCTGAACTTTCCGACGAATCCGACGGGGGGCGTGACTGAGCGTGCCAAGTTGGAGCGCATCGCGAAGTTTGCGATTGAGAAAGATCTCTTGGTGATCAGTGACGAAATTTACTCCGAGCTCACTTTCGAAGGCGAGCACACGAGTATCGCGACACTGCCTGGTATGAAGGAGCGCACGATCTTCCTGCATGGTTTCTCGAAGGCATTTGCCATGACTGGTTTCCGTATCGGTTACGCTTGCGGCCCTGCGCCACTCATCGAAGCGATGATGAAGGTGCACCAATACAGCATGCTCTGTGCGCCGATTCTCTCGCAAGAAGCAGCGATCGAAGCGTTGAAAAACGGTGGCCCTGCAGTTGCGAAGATGAAGGAACAATATCATCGTCGTCGTGACTTAGTCGTGCGCCGCTTCAACGAAGCTGGGCTTGATTGTCACTCGCCGAAGGGGTCTTTCTACGCATTTCCGTCGATTCAATCGACGGGGATGAGCTCGATGGACTTCTGCCAAGGCTTACTCAAAGAGGAGGAAGTTGCGATCGTTCCAGGCACCGCTTTCGGGCCGAGCGGCGCAGGTTTTGCCCGTGCGAGTTTCTCTACTAGCTATGAGCGACTAATTGAGGCGACCGACCGTATCGAGCGCTACGTCGATAAGGTTCGTAAATAA
- a CDS encoding Lrp/AsnC family transcriptional regulator, protein MSSVLQLLLEGERLNTAQMAQVLGLSEADVAAELKRLEADEVLLGWRPVLNPERAQENFVRAVIEVRITPERDGGFDRLAARISRFDAVESCYLMSGSYDLLVIAAGRDLRAVASFVSERLASVEGVLSTATHFMLRAYKEQGHLFLSPTEGSDKPAVSA, encoded by the coding sequence ATGAGTTCTGTCTTGCAACTACTTCTTGAAGGTGAACGCCTTAACACTGCCCAAATGGCGCAGGTGCTTGGTCTGTCCGAGGCCGACGTCGCCGCAGAATTAAAGCGCCTCGAAGCCGATGAGGTGCTCCTTGGTTGGCGCCCCGTGCTCAACCCTGAGCGTGCCCAAGAGAATTTCGTGCGAGCGGTCATCGAAGTGAGGATTACCCCTGAGCGCGATGGCGGTTTTGATCGTTTGGCGGCTCGTATCAGCCGTTTCGACGCGGTCGAGTCCTGCTACTTGATGTCTGGCTCTTATGATTTGTTGGTGATTGCTGCGGGGCGCGATTTGCGTGCAGTGGCATCTTTCGTCTCTGAGCGCCTAGCGAGTGTCGAAGGTGTGCTATCTACAGCGACGCACTTCATGCTGCGTGCCTATAAAGAGCAGGGGCACCTATTTTTATCTCCGACCGAGGGCAGCGATAAACCCGCTGTAAGTGCATAA
- a CDS encoding response regulator: MSLFSKDEGVLLYANEHMQRYYVGTHCDGAVVDDKFVFPRGQGFADVVKELSAGHSWSGRVVPYQNKHGIGSVELLLQQDPDDANRVWLYTLEHPSVDGALRFSSRSELQILQVLLDNTLEYVFFRDTQGHFIITNQAFSAAVATDEVASPAGLTIAAFVSKDSADWVADMDRQVYESGRPLVNKVSRFTFNNGTMHWLQMTTVPVRSGSGEIVGSVSVARDISDLKRTESDLLAAIQEARDASRAKGEFLAAMSHEIRTPINGIIGASELCLETPLDAEQRGYADTVVQCGNTLLSLVNDVLDFSKIEAGQLNLETLSFNLATLLEDVAQEFTGVARQKQVELIVTYDDELPNYLMGDPMRLKQVIYNLIGNAVKFTESGEVALRAEMLNRVEGSARVRFSVSDTGVGIPPSRLDAIFLSFTQADMSTTRRYGGTGLGLTICKELVDLMGGSIRVESELGVGATFTLEIPFQESAHSGAESILYNPELAGLRVLIVDDNPTNRDIYQQMCKGWGYRSTIAREGFEALAMLENACRADDPYQLVLLDQQMPGLTGLDLASLVLSRLELKGTKMLLLSSSLNRTEMERAEELGIARALSKPVKRGTLIEVILETFNVRGARTPEANTNCEQLLESADELPELIGSVEERLHILLAEDNQVNQQIACRRLEKLGHQVVVVADGKQAVDLVLSKQFDCVLMDVQMPVMDGSEATREIRRFEADQGRPSVFIVAMTAHAMKGDEEKFLENGMDEYISKPFRVERLKEVLEIAKAHKREVADAAGPDLDLSFSQRLDEMHEEDREDVLSVAGILSDTLPKDLHKLDCALREKNWKQIAFMAHSLKGVSGVFGASNIVSLAVELEAVAKRENVSAAREVSGRFVHELRVLLGEVEIELKKRSMSSDAC, encoded by the coding sequence GTGTCCCTCTTTTCAAAGGATGAGGGTGTGTTGCTGTATGCCAACGAGCACATGCAGCGCTACTATGTCGGCACTCATTGTGATGGAGCCGTAGTGGATGATAAATTCGTGTTTCCTCGAGGGCAGGGATTTGCTGATGTGGTGAAAGAGCTGTCTGCTGGGCACTCCTGGTCGGGGCGTGTCGTGCCGTATCAGAACAAGCACGGGATCGGGTCGGTTGAGTTGTTGTTACAGCAAGATCCTGACGATGCGAATCGAGTGTGGCTCTATACGCTGGAGCATCCGTCGGTGGATGGGGCACTGCGCTTCAGTAGTCGCAGTGAGTTGCAGATTCTACAGGTGCTGCTCGATAATACTCTGGAGTATGTCTTCTTCCGCGATACGCAGGGGCACTTTATCATTACCAATCAGGCGTTTAGCGCTGCGGTGGCTACGGATGAGGTGGCATCGCCTGCGGGACTGACGATTGCGGCTTTTGTCTCGAAGGATAGTGCGGATTGGGTGGCTGATATGGATCGTCAGGTCTATGAGTCGGGGCGGCCGTTGGTGAATAAAGTATCTCGATTTACTTTTAATAATGGCACGATGCATTGGCTGCAGATGACGACCGTTCCAGTGCGCAGCGGCTCGGGTGAGATCGTGGGCTCGGTGAGTGTGGCGCGCGATATCAGCGATTTGAAGCGGACGGAGTCGGATTTGTTGGCCGCAATTCAGGAGGCCAGAGATGCGAGTCGTGCGAAGGGAGAGTTCCTCGCGGCAATGAGTCACGAAATTCGCACACCAATTAACGGAATCATCGGTGCGTCGGAGCTTTGTCTAGAGACGCCGCTCGATGCCGAGCAGCGTGGCTATGCTGATACGGTGGTGCAGTGTGGTAATACTTTGCTCAGCTTGGTGAATGATGTGCTAGACTTCTCTAAGATTGAGGCCGGGCAGTTAAACTTGGAAACGCTTTCGTTTAATCTGGCAACGCTATTGGAAGACGTGGCGCAAGAGTTTACCGGGGTCGCGCGACAAAAGCAGGTTGAGTTGATCGTGACGTATGATGACGAGTTGCCAAACTATTTGATGGGCGACCCGATGCGTCTGAAGCAGGTTATATATAATTTGATAGGTAACGCGGTGAAGTTCACAGAATCAGGTGAGGTCGCGTTAAGAGCAGAGATGCTGAACCGCGTTGAAGGTAGCGCTCGGGTGCGTTTCTCTGTCTCTGATACGGGTGTGGGGATACCGCCCTCTCGGCTCGACGCGATTTTCCTTAGTTTTACGCAAGCCGATATGTCGACGACTCGTCGATATGGCGGCACGGGGCTGGGACTTACCATTTGTAAGGAGCTTGTAGATCTGATGGGAGGCTCGATTCGGGTGGAAAGTGAGCTCGGCGTAGGGGCTACTTTTACGCTGGAAATCCCGTTTCAAGAAAGCGCGCATTCTGGCGCAGAGTCGATTCTGTATAACCCAGAGTTGGCGGGGTTACGTGTCTTGATCGTTGATGATAACCCGACTAATCGCGATATCTATCAACAAATGTGCAAAGGCTGGGGCTATCGTAGCACGATTGCCCGAGAGGGATTCGAAGCGCTTGCGATGCTAGAAAACGCATGCCGTGCGGATGATCCGTATCAACTCGTGTTGCTCGATCAGCAAATGCCAGGTCTGACTGGTTTGGATTTGGCGAGTCTGGTGTTGAGCCGTCTCGAATTAAAGGGGACGAAGATGTTATTGCTGTCTTCGTCGTTGAATCGCACTGAGATGGAGCGTGCGGAGGAATTAGGCATCGCGCGTGCGCTGTCGAAACCGGTGAAGCGCGGCACACTGATCGAAGTTATTTTAGAGACGTTCAATGTGCGAGGTGCTCGAACACCTGAAGCGAATACGAACTGTGAGCAGTTGCTTGAAAGTGCAGACGAGTTGCCAGAATTGATTGGCTCCGTTGAGGAGCGTCTTCATATTTTATTAGCCGAAGATAATCAGGTGAATCAACAGATTGCATGTCGTCGTTTAGAGAAGTTGGGGCACCAAGTCGTCGTCGTTGCCGATGGCAAACAAGCGGTCGACCTCGTCCTTTCCAAGCAATTTGACTGTGTGCTCATGGATGTGCAAATGCCAGTGATGGATGGCAGTGAGGCGACGCGTGAGATTCGCCGGTTCGAAGCCGATCAGGGGCGTCCGTCGGTATTTATCGTCGCGATGACCGCGCATGCCATGAAGGGCGATGAAGAGAAGTTCCTCGAGAATGGTATGGATGAGTATATTTCGAAGCCCTTCCGGGTGGAGCGATTAAAAGAGGTGCTGGAAATCGCTAAGGCGCATAAGCGTGAGGTGGCTGATGCGGCAGGGCCTGACTTGGATTTGAGTTTTTCGCAGCGCTTGGATGAGATGCACGAGGAAGATCGTGAAGATGTGCTGAGCGTTGCAGGGATTTTGTCGGATACTTTGCCGAAAGATTTGCATAAGTTAGACTGTGCGCTTCGTGAGAAGAACTGGAAGCAAATCGCCTTCATGGCGCATAGTTTAAAGGGGGTTTCCGGGGTGTTCGGTGCAAGCAATATCGTGTCTCTAGCCGTTGAGTTGGAGGCAGTCGCGAAGCGTGAGAATGTATCAGCGGCACGTGAAGTGTCTGGCCGGTTTGTCCATGAATTACGCGTGTTGCTTGGTGAGGTCGAGATCGAGTTGAAGAAGCGCTCGATGTCCTCGGATGCATGCTAA
- a CDS encoding alpha/beta fold hydrolase, which translates to MINSRASQLPPEVRVEYPFAGNLFDQPATPKSDGPVQMHYLDEGTGPVVLMLHGNPTWSFYYRNVINQLVVAGYRCIVPDHVGCGLSDKPSDYPYTLKRRIEDVERLIDHLAIEQFSLIVHDWGGAIGCGLAGRRPEALEKLVLLNTGAFRSKRIPLRIASIKVPLIGEAVIRGLNGFAGPAAVMSVKTPLSPAVKAGMLWPYRSWADRVAVWNFVKDIPLHEGHPSYKTLAEVEAGLVKLADKPVQIVWGGKDFCFNMHFFKRWCEIFPNADVKLHEGHGHYILEDGGAAVLGQIEAFLVS; encoded by the coding sequence ATGATTAATTCAAGAGCCTCACAATTACCGCCTGAGGTGCGGGTCGAGTATCCGTTTGCCGGAAATTTGTTTGATCAACCAGCGACGCCGAAGTCCGATGGGCCGGTGCAGATGCACTATCTCGATGAGGGCACGGGGCCTGTGGTGCTCATGCTGCATGGTAATCCGACGTGGTCGTTTTATTATCGAAATGTCATCAATCAATTGGTTGTGGCGGGTTATCGTTGCATCGTGCCTGACCATGTGGGGTGCGGGCTTTCGGATAAGCCGAGCGATTATCCTTACACGCTGAAGCGCCGCATTGAGGATGTGGAGCGATTGATCGATCATCTCGCGATTGAGCAGTTCAGCCTGATCGTGCACGATTGGGGTGGTGCGATTGGCTGTGGTCTGGCGGGGCGTCGCCCTGAAGCACTGGAAAAGTTGGTGCTACTCAATACCGGGGCGTTCCGTTCGAAGCGTATTCCGCTGCGGATTGCGTCGATCAAGGTGCCGCTGATTGGTGAGGCCGTGATTCGCGGGCTCAATGGATTTGCCGGGCCGGCGGCCGTGATGTCGGTTAAGACTCCGCTCTCACCTGCAGTGAAGGCGGGCATGCTGTGGCCGTATCGCAGCTGGGCGGATCGCGTGGCGGTGTGGAATTTCGTGAAAGACATACCGCTGCATGAGGGGCATCCGAGCTACAAAACCTTGGCTGAGGTGGAGGCTGGACTTGTAAAGCTGGCTGATAAACCGGTGCAGATCGTATGGGGCGGTAAGGACTTTTGCTTCAATATGCACTTCTTTAAGCGATGGTGTGAGATCTTCCCGAATGCTGATGTGAAGCTGCATGAAGGGCATGGGCACTATATACTCGAAGATGGAGGTGCGGCAGTTCTGGGGCAGATCGAGGCGTTCTTAGTTTCGTAA
- a CDS encoding 3-oxoacyl-ACP synthase III, with protein sequence MNFKNVAIESLAYALPDEVWTSADVEAKLAPVYERLRLPEGRLELMTGIKERRFWPAGSRASEASAKAGEAVLAQSSFDRSEIDLLIHSSVCRDRLEPATAAYVHGLLNLPGKTQIFDVSNACLGFLNAMVVAAGLIESGQIERALVVSGENGRPLVENTLQQLLNPELTRKTIKPYFANLTIGAGAVGAMLCRKELAPASCPLVTAAVVETDSSANEMCQGDSAGDALEMLTDSEELLVAGIGVATRAWARFVEATGWTAETPDCVITHQVGKAHSRELFKALGLDLAKDYTTFETLGNVGSVSCPITLARAIEDGVFVAGQKTALLGIGSGLSSLMMAVEWPKHD encoded by the coding sequence ATGAATTTTAAGAATGTAGCTATCGAATCGCTAGCCTATGCGCTGCCGGATGAGGTGTGGACCTCGGCGGACGTGGAGGCGAAGCTGGCGCCGGTCTACGAGCGCTTGCGTTTGCCGGAGGGGCGCTTGGAGCTGATGACGGGCATTAAAGAGCGTCGTTTTTGGCCAGCGGGCAGTCGCGCGTCGGAGGCGTCGGCAAAGGCGGGCGAGGCGGTATTGGCTCAGTCGTCCTTTGATCGCTCAGAAATTGATTTGTTGATTCACTCGTCGGTGTGCCGTGATCGTCTGGAGCCGGCGACGGCGGCCTATGTGCATGGTTTATTGAATTTGCCGGGCAAGACGCAGATTTTTGATGTGTCAAATGCGTGCCTTGGGTTTCTCAATGCCATGGTCGTGGCGGCGGGCTTGATTGAGTCGGGGCAGATCGAGCGTGCGCTGGTGGTGTCGGGTGAGAATGGTCGTCCACTGGTGGAGAATACACTACAGCAGTTGCTCAATCCTGAGCTGACACGGAAGACGATAAAGCCGTATTTTGCGAACCTCACGATTGGTGCGGGCGCGGTGGGTGCGATGCTCTGCCGTAAAGAGCTGGCTCCGGCATCGTGTCCGTTAGTGACTGCGGCGGTGGTCGAGACGGATAGTTCCGCCAATGAAATGTGCCAAGGCGACAGTGCGGGCGATGCCTTGGAGATGTTGACCGACTCGGAGGAGTTGCTGGTGGCAGGCATCGGTGTGGCGACGCGTGCATGGGCGCGGTTCGTCGAAGCGACGGGCTGGACGGCGGAGACGCCGGATTGCGTGATCACGCACCAAGTGGGCAAGGCGCATTCGCGTGAGTTGTTTAAGGCGCTGGGGCTGGATCTGGCGAAAGATTATACCACTTTTGAAACGCTCGGCAATGTCGGCTCGGTTTCGTGCCCGATTACTTTGGCACGTGCGATTGAGGACGGTGTATTTGTCGCTGGGCAAAAGACGGCGCTGCTGGGTATTGGCAGTGGTTTAAGTAGTTTGATGATGGCTGTGGAGTGGCCGAAGCATGATTAA
- a CDS encoding SDR family oxidoreductase produces MSFLALAGKRFLVMGVANRKSVAWAITKSLEAEGAEVIHSVRSEARLESLEKLLGDRKAYICDVEFPEQITALAEQVGADYGELDGIVHSIAFANYSEGFKPFHETVRKDFLQATAISAFSLVEVAGAFKPYLKNEASVVSIGISSTDVTAENYGYMAPIKAALETSSYNLAKSFGADTRVRFNTVNAGPLKTSASAGIPGYLESYLYAEKLTFRKQNLTTQEVANTAVFLLSPASSGINGQGLVVNAGMDRNYFDKEVVSLAMRPEKR; encoded by the coding sequence GTGAGTTTCTTAGCATTGGCAGGCAAGCGCTTCCTCGTAATGGGGGTGGCGAATCGTAAGAGCGTGGCATGGGCGATTACTAAATCGCTCGAGGCTGAAGGCGCTGAAGTCATTCACAGTGTGCGCTCGGAAGCGCGTTTGGAGAGCCTAGAGAAGCTCCTCGGCGACCGAAAGGCCTACATATGTGATGTCGAGTTTCCGGAGCAGATCACCGCACTCGCCGAGCAAGTCGGCGCGGATTATGGCGAACTGGACGGCATTGTGCACTCCATCGCATTTGCGAACTACTCCGAGGGCTTTAAGCCGTTTCACGAGACGGTGCGTAAGGACTTTTTGCAAGCCACTGCGATCTCTGCCTTTTCATTGGTCGAAGTGGCAGGCGCGTTTAAGCCGTATTTGAAGAATGAGGCCTCCGTGGTTTCCATCGGCATCTCATCCACCGATGTGACCGCTGAGAACTACGGCTACATGGCTCCGATCAAAGCGGCGCTGGAAACTTCGTCTTATAATTTGGCAAAGTCCTTTGGGGCGGATACCCGTGTGCGCTTCAATACCGTCAATGCCGGTCCGCTCAAGACTAGCGCGTCCGCAGGCATACCCGGTTACTTGGAGAGCTATCTCTACGCCGAGAAATTGACCTTTCGTAAGCAGAATCTCACCACGCAAGAAGTCGCGAACACCGCAGTCTTCTTGCTGAGTCCTGCATCGAGCGGTATCAACGGTCAAGGCCTCGTCGTGAATGCCGGTATGGATCGCAACTACTTTGATAAAGAGGTGGTTAGCTTGGCAATGCGCCCTGAGAAGCGGTAG